One Solanum pennellii chromosome 10, SPENNV200 genomic region harbors:
- the LOC107031854 gene encoding CRIB domain-containing protein RIC10: protein MGNKMKGIIKGFKYMFNNFAVKERELEIGCPTDVKHVAHIGWDGQSGNAPSWMNQFKKGPDFAAASIGINSGSSLSPWTSQGVGESNEAQSTSETNKDSQINKEINVKKQRRRKSTPKSSSSSRASKSKAKFVKEQSKPTNIEVA, encoded by the exons ATGGGAAACAAGATGAAGGGGATCATCAAAGGATTCAAGTATATGTTTAATAATTTTG CTGTGAAGGAGAGGGAGTTGGAAATTGGATGTCCAACTGATGTTAAACATGTGGCACATATTGGTTGGGATGGCCAATCTGGCAATGCACCAAGTTGG atgAATCAATTCAAGAAAGGGCCTGATTTTGCAGCAGCTTCTATTGGTATTAATTCTGGTTCTTCCCTTTCTCCATGGACTTCTCAAG GAGTTGGAGAATCAAACGAAGCACAATCAACATCTGAGACTAACAAGGACAGTCAGATTAATAAGGAGATTAATGTTAAGAAGCAAAGAAGGAGGAAGTCTACACCAAAAtctagttcatcatcaagggcATCGAAATCCAAGGCTAAATTTGTAAAAGAACAATCTAAACCAACAAATATAGAAGTGGCTTAA